From Providencia sp. R33, a single genomic window includes:
- a CDS encoding restriction endonuclease subunit S: MSEWQNVALKQLVKFGNGKSRPKEKGKIPVYGGNGILDFTDKYNYVGNTLIIGRVGAYCGATYLEKSPVWVSDNALSAKALGNNNSNYLYYLFKYLDLNQYAQGSSHPLLTQTLLNAIEVETTLDCIEQKAIASVLSSLDNKIDLLHRQNKTLEAMAETLFRQWFVEEAQDDWVEVKVSHFVTLNKSSITKKYDHQNILYLDTSSLTKGYISELKPLILSEAPSRAKRLVQHLDILISTVRPDQCHYGFCFKPEANLVVSTGFCTITCDTITPYFIYYLLTSEDMTEYLHSIAEGSTSTYPSLKPEDIGNVLFALPPKEKLNDYHNVVGAMWNKINQNQKQIQTLENFRDTLLPKLMSGEVRVNYTPEEIKQ, encoded by the coding sequence ATGAGTGAGTGGCAAAATGTGGCTCTTAAACAGTTAGTCAAATTTGGAAATGGTAAAAGTAGACCAAAAGAAAAAGGGAAAATACCTGTTTATGGTGGTAATGGAATATTAGATTTCACTGATAAGTATAATTATGTTGGTAACACACTGATTATTGGTCGAGTTGGGGCGTATTGTGGGGCGACGTATTTGGAGAAAAGTCCTGTATGGGTTTCTGATAATGCATTATCAGCCAAGGCGTTAGGTAATAATAATTCTAATTATTTATACTATTTATTTAAGTATTTAGATTTAAACCAGTATGCTCAGGGTTCAAGCCACCCTTTGTTAACACAGACATTACTAAATGCAATTGAGGTAGAAACAACGCTTGATTGTATAGAACAAAAAGCCATTGCTTCTGTTCTTTCCTCATTAGACAACAAAATCGACTTACTTCATCGTCAAAATAAAACGTTAGAAGCGATGGCAGAAACACTTTTTCGTCAGTGGTTTGTGGAAGAGGCGCAGGATGATTGGGTTGAGGTTAAAGTTAGTCATTTTGTAACATTAAATAAAAGCTCGATAACTAAAAAATATGATCATCAAAATATTCTATATTTAGATACAAGCTCTCTAACTAAAGGCTATATTAGTGAGTTGAAACCATTAATTTTATCGGAGGCACCTAGTCGAGCTAAAAGATTAGTCCAACATCTTGATATATTAATTTCAACTGTAAGACCTGACCAGTGCCATTATGGTTTTTGCTTTAAACCTGAAGCAAATCTAGTGGTATCAACGGGGTTTTGTACGATAACTTGTGACACTATTACACCATATTTTATCTATTATTTATTAACATCCGAAGATATGACCGAATATTTGCATTCTATAGCTGAAGGTTCTACATCGACTTATCCATCATTGAAACCTGAAGATATTGGAAATGTGTTATTTGCATTACCTCCAAAAGAAAAATTAAATGATTATCATAATGTTGTGGGAGCAATGTGGAATAAAATTAATCAAAATCAAAAGCAAATCCAAACTTTAGAAAACTTTCGCGACACGTTACTCCCTAAATTAATGAGTGGAGAAGTACGCGTTAATTATACACCAGAAGAAATAAAACAATAA
- a CDS encoding type I restriction endonuclease subunit R — MSKMTESDIETMTIEQLQALGYEYVYGPDIEPSGTNPLRTYQQVILQQKVLEAIQRLNPHLTEDKCEEALKQVTQINSPDLMANNLSFHRLLTEGINIEVSKDGNTQGEYVWLVDFNQPDNNEFLVVNQVTIREDRKERRPDVIIYINGLPLVVIELKNAIDENATIEGAYNQIKTYQQQIPSLFTYNAFSVISDGLEAKSGTISADFSRFMAWKTHNGMTEAKNTQPQLEVLIQGLLNPVTLLDMIRYFIVFESSKQEDSNGIISIKTVKKMAAYHQYYAVNAAVLSTIRASNVNANSPSAEVALQQQGRNQQHLVLEQKAGDRKAGVVWHTQGSGKSLSMVFYTGKIVLALDNPTVVVITDRNDLDDQLFGTFSSAVQLLRQTPKQAENREELKELLKVGSGGVIFTTIQKFQPDDGSSVYELLSDRSNIIVIADEAHRSQYGFSAKEVDVKDAHGNVVGKRTVYGFAKYMRDALPNATYLGFTGTPIEKTDVNTPAVFGNYVDIYDIAQAVEDGATVPIYYESRLAKVQISDEGRELIEAFDESFTDEDLTQTQQQRAKWARVESIIGSKERIKAIAKDLVSHFEERLVANADHGKGMVVAMSRRIAAALYEEIVALKPEWHSDDLNDGVIKVVMTSSASDGPDIAKHHTTKKDRQVLANRMKDEDDKLKLVIVRDMWLTGFDAPSMHTLYIDKPMKGHNLMQAIARVNRVYKDKSGGLVVDYLGIAADLKSALSFYSDAGGKGDPALTQEKAVEVMKEKLDILDGMLFGFDYREYFTASTSRKLAIILEAEDFILGIDEGQGKVRFLTAVTALSQAFALATPHPEAMEAAPEIAFFQAVKARLNKFDSTGGSGIIGDDSMEVRVKQTIDQALVTDTVVDVFDAAGIKKPDISILSDDFLMEMQDYQHKNIALETLKKLLADEINVRTKMSVIQGKKLMDMLTGAIKSYQNKILTAAEVIDELIKLAKDINKVDSEANDLNLSPYEYAFYTAVAENDSAQELIGKSKLRELAVVLTEMIRNNVTLDWTIKESARAKIRVIVKRLLNRYGYPPDMSVLATETVLAQAELLSNELLKSN, encoded by the coding sequence ATGTCAAAAATGACAGAATCCGATATCGAAACCATGACCATTGAGCAGTTACAAGCCTTAGGTTATGAATATGTGTATGGTCCAGACATTGAGCCATCGGGTACAAATCCCCTGCGTACTTATCAGCAAGTCATTCTTCAGCAAAAAGTATTAGAAGCGATACAACGCTTAAACCCACATTTAACAGAAGATAAATGTGAGGAAGCCTTAAAACAAGTCACACAAATTAACTCGCCTGATTTAATGGCAAATAACCTGAGTTTTCATCGTTTACTGACAGAAGGGATCAACATTGAGGTCAGTAAAGATGGCAATACTCAAGGCGAATATGTGTGGCTGGTGGATTTTAATCAACCGGATAATAATGAATTTCTAGTAGTCAATCAGGTCACAATTCGAGAAGATCGCAAAGAACGTCGCCCTGATGTGATTATCTATATTAATGGTTTACCACTGGTCGTAATTGAACTAAAAAATGCGATTGATGAAAATGCCACTATTGAAGGGGCATATAATCAAATTAAAACCTATCAACAGCAAATTCCTTCATTATTTACCTACAATGCCTTTAGTGTGATTTCTGATGGATTAGAGGCAAAATCAGGGACTATTTCTGCCGATTTTAGCCGTTTTATGGCATGGAAAACCCATAATGGCATGACTGAGGCTAAAAATACTCAGCCACAGTTAGAAGTGTTAATTCAAGGTTTACTTAACCCTGTTACGCTATTAGATATGATCCGCTATTTTATCGTGTTTGAATCCAGTAAACAGGAAGATAGCAACGGTATCATTTCTATTAAAACTGTCAAAAAAATGGCTGCCTATCACCAATACTATGCAGTGAATGCGGCGGTACTTTCGACCATTCGCGCTTCAAATGTCAATGCGAATTCACCCTCTGCGGAAGTAGCGTTACAGCAACAAGGTAGAAACCAACAACACCTCGTATTAGAACAAAAAGCAGGCGATAGAAAAGCAGGTGTGGTATGGCATACCCAAGGTTCGGGTAAGTCTCTTTCAATGGTGTTTTATACAGGGAAGATTGTTTTAGCCCTCGATAACCCAACGGTTGTGGTGATCACCGACCGTAATGACTTAGACGACCAATTATTTGGCACTTTTTCTTCTGCGGTACAATTGTTACGTCAAACCCCGAAACAAGCTGAAAATAGAGAAGAATTAAAAGAATTACTGAAAGTTGGCTCAGGTGGCGTGATATTTACCACTATTCAAAAGTTCCAACCTGATGATGGTAGTAGTGTTTATGAACTACTGTCTGATCGCAGCAATATCATTGTCATTGCTGACGAGGCACATCGTTCTCAATATGGTTTTTCCGCAAAAGAAGTCGATGTGAAAGATGCGCACGGTAATGTTGTCGGTAAGCGCACTGTTTATGGTTTTGCCAAATATATGCGCGATGCTTTACCAAATGCGACTTACTTAGGCTTTACGGGGACACCCATTGAAAAAACAGATGTAAATACTCCCGCGGTATTTGGTAACTATGTTGATATCTATGATATCGCTCAGGCTGTAGAAGATGGGGCGACAGTGCCTATCTACTATGAAAGTCGTTTAGCAAAAGTCCAAATTAGCGATGAAGGCCGCGAACTGATTGAAGCGTTCGATGAAAGCTTCACCGATGAAGACTTAACACAGACTCAGCAACAACGGGCTAAATGGGCGCGAGTTGAAAGTATTATTGGCAGTAAAGAGCGTATCAAAGCGATCGCTAAAGATTTAGTCTCGCACTTTGAAGAACGGTTAGTGGCGAATGCGGATCACGGTAAAGGCATGGTCGTTGCTATGTCACGTCGGATTGCTGCGGCATTGTATGAGGAAATCGTGGCACTCAAACCTGAATGGCACAGTGATGATCTCAATGATGGTGTGATTAAGGTCGTGATGACGTCTTCCGCATCTGATGGCCCTGATATCGCGAAACACCATACGACTAAGAAAGACAGGCAAGTACTCGCTAATCGCATGAAAGATGAAGATGACAAGCTGAAATTAGTCATTGTGCGCGATATGTGGTTAACGGGGTTTGATGCACCGAGTATGCACACGTTATACATTGATAAACCGATGAAAGGGCACAACCTGATGCAGGCGATTGCCCGTGTTAACCGAGTCTATAAAGATAAATCAGGTGGCTTAGTTGTCGATTATTTGGGAATTGCGGCTGATTTAAAATCGGCACTGTCGTTTTACTCAGATGCGGGTGGTAAAGGTGATCCTGCACTTACTCAAGAAAAAGCCGTTGAGGTCATGAAAGAGAAATTAGACATCCTTGACGGAATGCTCTTTGGTTTTGATTATCGTGAATATTTCACCGCATCCACATCTCGTAAACTAGCCATTATCTTAGAAGCAGAAGATTTTATTTTAGGGATTGATGAAGGTCAGGGGAAAGTGCGTTTTTTAACAGCGGTAACCGCTTTATCTCAAGCCTTTGCATTAGCAACGCCACACCCTGAAGCGATGGAGGCGGCACCTGAAATAGCCTTTTTCCAAGCTGTAAAAGCCAGATTGAACAAGTTTGATTCAACTGGAGGAAGTGGCATTATCGGTGATGACAGCATGGAAGTTCGCGTTAAACAGACTATTGATCAAGCCTTAGTGACTGATACGGTAGTCGATGTATTTGATGCCGCAGGGATTAAAAAACCAGATATATCAATTCTCTCTGATGATTTTTTAATGGAGATGCAGGATTACCAACATAAAAATATCGCGTTGGAAACCTTGAAAAAATTATTAGCAGATGAAATCAATGTGCGAACAAAAATGAGCGTTATTCAAGGTAAAAAGCTGATGGATATGCTCACTGGGGCGATTAAAAGCTATCAAAATAAAATTTTGACGGCAGCTGAAGTCATTGATGAGTTAATTAAATTGGCGAAAGATATCAATAAGGTTGATAGCGAAGCGAATGACCTGAATTTATCACCTTATGAATATGCTTTCTATACGGCTGTGGCTGAAAATGATAGTGCTCAAGAACTAATCGGAAAATCAAAACTAAGGGAATTAGCGGTTGTACTAACTGAAATGATCCGCAATAACGTCACATTAGATTGGACTATCAAAGAGTCTGCAAGAGCAAAAATACGCGTTATTGTTAAACGGTTACTTAACCGTTATGGCTATCCGCCTGATATGTCTGTATTGGCAACGGAAACCGTCTTGGCGCAAGCGGAGTTACTATCGAATGAATTGTTGAAATCAAATTAG
- a CDS encoding restriction endonuclease — MSHKMWMVRGDSGKLYDDFREKELVGLGWSGLAPLLKIGQSRKEILKLYRQVDPATKLGTARSGASQVWRFVNEIKVSDWVITYSPANRTYLLGQVVSEFQYRADLCSMGMGIARQIKWNTDEIDRDTLSTKTKNTLGSTLTVFKLPDFAVKELLGNKPLSDSEKNANISNIDDEEIVSDPLKDMEIQALERIKDKIITLDADEMELLVAGILRGMGYKTQVSPNSGSDRGKDIIASPDGFGFENPRIVVEVKHRKGQIGSQDLRGFIGGRHHDDRGLYVSTGGFTKDARYEAERSKIPLSLWTLDDLVRTLIEYYEHVDIETKLLVPLRKVFLPALSD, encoded by the coding sequence ATGAGTCATAAAATGTGGATGGTTCGTGGTGATTCAGGGAAGTTATATGATGATTTTCGAGAAAAAGAACTGGTTGGTTTAGGCTGGTCTGGCTTAGCTCCATTATTGAAAATTGGGCAATCAAGAAAAGAGATACTGAAATTATACCGTCAAGTAGACCCAGCAACGAAACTCGGTACAGCGCGTTCAGGCGCATCTCAAGTATGGCGTTTTGTTAATGAAATTAAAGTTAGCGATTGGGTAATTACTTATTCACCTGCTAACCGTACCTATTTATTAGGGCAGGTTGTTTCTGAGTTTCAATACCGTGCTGATCTTTGTTCTATGGGGATGGGAATTGCGCGTCAGATTAAATGGAATACTGATGAAATTGATCGGGATACCTTATCAACTAAAACCAAAAATACCCTAGGTTCTACATTGACTGTTTTTAAACTTCCTGATTTTGCAGTGAAAGAATTATTGGGTAATAAACCATTATCTGACAGCGAAAAAAACGCTAATATTTCAAATATAGACGATGAAGAAATTGTATCTGATCCATTAAAGGATATGGAAATTCAAGCGTTAGAACGTATTAAAGATAAAATAATTACCCTTGATGCGGATGAAATGGAATTATTAGTTGCCGGTATTCTGCGTGGGATGGGATATAAAACCCAAGTTTCGCCAAATAGTGGTTCAGATAGAGGCAAAGATATTATCGCATCGCCTGACGGTTTTGGATTTGAAAACCCAAGAATTGTGGTTGAAGTTAAGCATCGTAAAGGGCAAATAGGCAGCCAAGATTTAAGAGGATTTATCGGTGGGCGTCATCATGATGATCGTGGCTTATATGTCAGTACGGGAGGATTTACTAAAGATGCACGCTATGAAGCGGAGCGATCAAAAATCCCGTTATCACTTTGGACATTAGATGACTTAGTGCGCACTTTGATTGAGTATTATGAGCACGTTGATATTGAGACTAAATTGCTTGTGCCACTGAGGAAAGTCTTTTTACCTGCGTTATCTGATTAA